Proteins co-encoded in one candidate division WOR-3 bacterium genomic window:
- a CDS encoding polyprenol monophosphomannose synthase, whose protein sequence is MKKGLVIIPTYNEAVNIKKIIGEILSSSPQLEILVIDDNSPDGTGDIVEKISRTDKKVHLIRREKKMGLGTAYVLGFDYTLKNGYDFAFEMDADFSHNPEELPRFIELLDDYELIVGSRYIQGVSVVNWPMKRLLLSYFACLFARVVTGVPIKDLTSGFKCYSRKALEAVNWKDFKVDGYGFQIQSVFSVYRAGLKIKEIPIIFVERREGESKMSKRIIWEAFWLVWKLRLMSLFRKRC, encoded by the coding sequence ATGAAGAAAGGGCTTGTGATAATTCCGACCTATAATGAAGCTGTGAATATCAAAAAAATCATCGGAGAAATTTTATCAAGTTCACCGCAACTCGAAATTCTTGTGATTGACGATAATTCACCGGACGGCACTGGTGATATCGTCGAGAAGATAAGCCGTACAGATAAGAAAGTCCATCTTATAAGGAGAGAAAAGAAGATGGGACTCGGCACTGCTTATGTGCTTGGTTTTGATTATACCTTGAAGAACGGTTATGATTTCGCTTTTGAGATGGATGCTGATTTTTCCCACAATCCCGAGGAACTGCCGAGATTCATCGAACTGCTGGATGATTACGAGTTGATCGTAGGCTCGCGGTACATCCAGGGGGTGAGTGTGGTCAACTGGCCTATGAAACGGTTGTTGCTTTCTTATTTCGCCTGTCTGTTCGCCCGCGTGGTCACAGGAGTTCCGATTAAAGATTTGACGAGCGGCTTCAAGTGTTACTCCAGGAAGGCGCTTGAAGCGGTCAATTGGAAAGATTTCAAGGTGGATGGTTATGGTTTTCAGATCCAGAGCGTTTTTTCAGTCTATAGAGCCGGTTTGAAGATAAAGGAGATTCCGATAATATTTGTTGAGAGGCGTGAAGGCGAGTCCAAGATGTCGAAGCGGATTATCTGGGAGGCTTTCTGGTTGGTCTGGAAATTACGTTTGATGTCTTTATTCAGGAAAAGATGTTAA